The stretch of DNA GCAATCGCCTTGCGTTGCGGTGGCGGGCAGTCGAGGGCGAAAAACAGTCGCTTGAACGGTTCATCCCTACGCGCGTCATCGGTCATCGCCCTGCTCCTTCGCTCGTTGATCGGCCGATTCTACACAGCCTTCTCTGACGACTCGCGACACCCGGCTATAGTTCAAGGATTGCCATCGAACCGGAGGCCGCCATGCGCGAGATCCTCAGCAAAGAACCGTGGTGGGCCCGACCACCGAACCCCGGGCAGGATGAAACCGAGCTGGAATGGGGCTGGCTGGTGCATTACAGCGAAGGTGAACCGCGCTTCGAATTCGTCCGCGAACGGCCGACGGAGGAAGAAATCCGCAACCGCAAAAGCTGCCGGATTACCCCGTCTTCAGACTGACCACAATCCCTTGTGGGAGCGGCGGTGCGACAATTCGACTTGCCCGCGAAGAGGTCGGCACGGCCAGCATTTTCAGCGGCTGACACTCAGCCATCGCGAGCAAGCCCGCTCCCACACAGTTTTGCAGGATGACGACGATTGTGGGCACGCTACACATCCCCTCTGGGAGCGAGCCTGCTCGCGAAGAGGTCGGCACGGCCAGCATCTTCAGCGGCTGACACACAGCCATCGCGGGCAGGCTCACTCCTACACGGAATCTGCTGAATTTCAGGATTCAAGAATGTCTTTGAAGCCGCCAAAGATCATGCGCTGACCATCAAACCCCATCGGGTTGACGTCCGGTTGCATGCGCGGGTCTTCCATCATTCTGGCCATGCCGGCATCGCGGGTGGCTTTGTCTGGCCAGATCAGCCAGCCGGACGCAACCGTCTCGCCTTCCTTGAGTTTTACCGCCAACGGGAATGACGTGACTTTGCCCTCCGGCACGTCATCGCCCCAGCACTGGACCACATCCTTCGCACCGTATTCCTTGAACAACCTGGCGGCGATCTCACAGTGTTTTTTGTATTGTTCACGATTGGCATTCGGCACAGGTGCTACAAAAATATCGATATAAGCCATGATCATTCTCCTTGCACGTTGGGTTCGATCTGCTGAGTAGTCGATTGCGGCGGCCGCCATTCGACACGATTCGTACCCATCCCGACCGACGGTTGTTCGCCCCCGCCAAGACTGCCTTCGACCTGCCTGGCAATATGCAACGTACCGGCCATGACCCCGGTGGTCGGGTTCTGCAGCAGTTTCGCCCAGGCCTTGTCGAAGGTGCTGCCCAGGCTGCTGCGAATCAGCGCTTCGCTGTCGGGTCGGTCACTGGCCTGGATGATCGCGCGAATGCCCGCCACGCCGATCGAAATTACCCCGCCGACCAGCTTGCCCGCCGCAGCCGCCACGGCACTGGCCGCACCGCGCGGGGCCATTTCCGCTTCCATTCGCTGGCTGGCGCGTTTGGCCACCGGTGCCATGCCGGCGTCGGTCGAGGCGATGCCCTTGCTCCCGCCTTCGGTGTGGATCTTGTCGATCAGCGCGGCGTACGCCGGCAACGTGTTCAGCGGTTCGGTGCTGATGATCTGATACAGCGACGCATCCCGCGCCGGCGGCGGCCCCAGGGCGATGGCCGGGACTTTCTGCAAGTGCCCGTTGAGCTGAGCCACCGGCAAGCCATAGCGCTGGGCGATGAGCGGTATCTGCTGGGCCATCAGTTGCGCGTAGAACGCCGTGGCCTGGCCGAGGATCGCATCCGGATCGATCTCCACCGCGACCGGTGCCAGCACTCTTTCCTGATATTGCTCAAGCAGATAGCTCGCCAGGCGCTTGGCCGACGCATCCTGTTCACCGCCGGCATTGATCGTGTACCAACTGACCTTCATCGACAGCCATTCCTGGGTCCAGTAGCTGCTGAACCACGGAATGAAATTTTCTTCAGTTTGCTGATAGACGCGAGTGCGCCAATGTTCCATCGAGCCCCGGGCGAATAGCTTGACCTGCTCGGTGGACTGCTGCGAGGCGCTGACGATGTCCCGGTCGATCTGCTGCCAGGTCGCCGGCGACACCACCACAGCCGGTGGCGCCACCGGGGCCCGTACCGAGGAGGCGCAACCAGCCAGCAGCAACAGTGCGGCGACGCTCAGTGCACGCAGGTTCACGGTGGTGGAGTCCTTGAATGGAAGAAAACAGATTTGAGTATAGGTGCGCGGGTTGGGCCGTTTGTCGGTTGCGACCGGATTGGCCGCTTCGCGAGCAAGCTCGCTCCCACCATGAAATGCGTCCCCCTGTGGGAGCGGGCTTGCTCGCGAAAGCGGTGTGTCAGGCAACAACGATGTCGACTGAAACGACGCATTCGCGAGCAAGCCCGCTCCCACACGGGGAGGCATCAACCATCAACGCCGTCGATATACACCATCGCCACGATTGCCTTTCACACGCCAGCCGGCAGAGGCACGATTGACCTATCCGAGACGCAACGAGGAGTACACATCATGATTCACACCATCGCACTCTCCGTGAGTTTCCCGGTGTTCGGCAGCAACTATTACAAACAGCACGTGGTGTCGCGCAAGGCGCAAGCACTGGTGTTCAACGAAGATTTCGACGATCTGCTGATGCCCGCTGCGAGCAATCACTTCAGTAATGAAGTGGTTGGTATCAACGATCAGTTCCGTTTTCTGAGCGACATACTCGCCACCCATTTGCTGGATCTCGAGGCCTCTGCGCCTGCGCATTCCAGCGTCCGGGCGAGCGCTCATTTTTAATCGACGAGGGCGCTCCCGTTGCGGGAACGCCCTCTTGATACTCAATCAATCATCGTCGCGATCACGGTAGTGACGGCGTCCGTCGCGTCGACCATCATCACGGTCATCCCAGCGCCGATCATGGTCGTAATAACGCCCGTGATCGCGGTCGTAATGCCGCCCATGGCGGTAGTCATCATCAAAGTCCGCCACACAGCCAGCCAGCAAAACGGCGGCGGTCACGGTCAGCAGCATCGTTGTAGCGTGCTTCATTCAACACTTCCCTAAAACCAAGGTCTTGACGACGGAACGGCTGTCACTGCCCACGCCTTCAGGACGCAGTGCGCGCAGCCGCAGATACGACCGGGTAAACGGACTTTGATTCACTGACCGACCACGACCGTTGATCGGCCCGCCGTCCGCCCCCGGACAGCGGCGTAATGCCACCTATACTGCTGGTTACCGACTCCCACGCAATGGATCTGCGCCTCGATAACAACAAGCAGAGGTGGACCATGGTCTGGCAGCAAATCTACGACCCGTTCGGCAATCCGCTGATCTCTACGCTCATGGCCGCCACCCCGGTGGTGGTGATGCTCGTGGCGCTCGCGTTCTTTCACGTCAAGGCGCATCTGGCCGCCCTGCTCGCCCTGGCTTCGGCGTTGCTGATTTCGATCTTCGCCTTCGGCATGCCGGCCAGCATGGCCGGCTCGGCAGCGTTGTTCGGCGCGGCCAATGGCTTGCTGCCGATCGGCTGGATCGTGCTCAACATCATCTTTCTGCACCGCCTGACCACCGAGAACGGCTCGTTCAAAGTGCTGCAGGATTCCCTGGCGCGGATCACCGATGACCGCCGTTTGCAGTTGCTGCTGATCGCCTTCTGTTTCGGCGCATTTTTCGAGGGCGCGGCCGGGTTCGGTACGCCGGTGGCCGTGACCGGGGCGATTCTGATCGGCCTCGGCTTTTCGCCGTTGGCCGCGTCGGGCCTGGCGTTGATTGCCAACACCGCACCGGTGGCGTTCGGCGCGCTCGGCACGCCGATCATCACCCTGGCCAAGGTCACCGGGCTGGATGAGATGGAGTTGTCGATGATGGTTGGTCGGCAGCTGCCATTTTTCTCGGTACTGGTGCCGTTCTGGCTGATCTGGGCATTTGCCGGGTGGCGCAAGATGCTGGAGATCTGGCCGGCGATTCTGGTGGCCGGAGTCAGCTTCGCGGTGCCGCAATTCCTGGTGTCGAACTACCATGGGCCGATGCTGGTGGACGTGATCGCCGCACTGATTTCGATGGCCTGCCTGACCCTGTTTCTGCGGGTCTGGAAACCGGCGACGGTGTACACCTCGGCCGCCCTGTCAGGCCGCGTCGACAACTCCCGGGTCGAGGAAGAAAAAGTCACCGCCAGTGCCACCTTCAGCGATCAAGCACGCCCGGCGGTGATGCGCGCGTGGATGCCATGGATCATCCTCACCGTGTTCGTGTTTGCCTGGGGCACCCAGGGCTTCAAGAACATCTTCGACGTGCGCCCGGCGCTGGACCCGGTAACGCATTCCGTCAAACTTGATCCGCAAGGTAAACCGCTGAGCGAGGCCAATCCGATTTTCTCGCCGGCGCTGACCTTCACCACTCTGCATCTGCAAGTGCAGAAAGTCCCGCCGGTGGTGCCGGCACCGAAAGCCGAAGAAGCGATCTACAAGTTCACCTGGTTCACCGCCACCGGCAGCGGCATTCTGCTGGCGGCGATTGTCGGCGGGTTGCTGATGGGCTATTCGATCCCGCAGTTGATCAAGCAGTACCTGCGTACGTTGTGGGTGGTGCGGTTTTCGCTGATCACTATTGCCGCGATGCTGGCACTGGGGTTCCTCACGCGTTATTCCGGACTGGACGCCACCATGGGCCTGGCGTTCGCGGCGACCGGGGTGTTCTACCCGATGTTCGGCACCCTGCTCGGCTGGCTCGGCGTGGCATTGACCGGCTCGGACACGGCCTCGAACGTGCTGTTCGGCGGGCTGCAACGGGTGACCTCGGAACAGTTGGGCATCAGCCCTGTTTTGATGGCGGCGGCCAACAGTTCCGGCGG from Pseudomonas sp. P8_229 encodes:
- a CDS encoding DUF1428 domain-containing protein, whose amino-acid sequence is MAYIDIFVAPVPNANREQYKKHCEIAARLFKEYGAKDVVQCWGDDVPEGKVTSFPLAVKLKEGETVASGWLIWPDKATRDAGMARMMEDPRMQPDVNPMGFDGQRMIFGGFKDILES
- a CDS encoding L-lactate permease, with amino-acid sequence MVWQQIYDPFGNPLISTLMAATPVVVMLVALAFFHVKAHLAALLALASALLISIFAFGMPASMAGSAALFGAANGLLPIGWIVLNIIFLHRLTTENGSFKVLQDSLARITDDRRLQLLLIAFCFGAFFEGAAGFGTPVAVTGAILIGLGFSPLAASGLALIANTAPVAFGALGTPIITLAKVTGLDEMELSMMVGRQLPFFSVLVPFWLIWAFAGWRKMLEIWPAILVAGVSFAVPQFLVSNYHGPMLVDVIAALISMACLTLFLRVWKPATVYTSAALSGRVDNSRVEEEKVTASATFSDQARPAVMRAWMPWIILTVFVFAWGTQGFKNIFDVRPALDPVTHSVKLDPQGKPLSEANPIFSPALTFTTLHLQVQKVPPVVPAPKAEEAIYKFTWFTATGSGILLAAIVGGLLMGYSIPQLIKQYLRTLWVVRFSLITIAAMLALGFLTRYSGLDATMGLAFAATGVFYPMFGTLLGWLGVALTGSDTASNVLFGGLQRVTSEQLGISPVLMAAANSSGGVMGKMVDAQSIVVASTATRWYGHEGEILRYVFFHSIVLAVLVGGLVTLQAYVAPFTHMVVGGH